CTCCGAAATacatatcaagaaaactaggtttgcacTTTGGTCCTCCTCCGCGCTGAGACTTGTGATTCGTTTGTAACATGAATGTACAGGCAAGTACAATAACAAGACAAGGTCATAGCAAGCTCTCAAATCACACAACAGTCCAACAAGATACAAAAGTCCACTTTGACACTGttaaggtgctgccacctaccaACTGAACCTGTGACAGAGTCAAATCAATACAGGCTACATTGTATAACAGTCCTCCACTTTGTGGTGCAGTTCTCGCCGAGTCGTGGTGCAGTTCTCGCAGAGTTGTGGCGCCATCCAGTTGATCAATCAGTACTTAAAAATCAAGCAGTAAAATCAATCCGCGACAGATTGATTCTCATCTTCGCACTCCAATACCGGTATCAACCAAGTAGTGCCATCTATCAGGTAAATCAGTACTTAATCATAAAGTCAGATTGGAGACGCTTGTTCTTCCCTCCTGCTCACCTGCGAGTGCTGGCTAAGTAGATATTCCACACAAGGGAGATACAGCTGGCAAATAACACACGATACTGGAAAGAGAAACAAACAATCAGCTTGGGAAGAAATACTCTGACATTTCATGATAACAACTTCAAAACCGGATGACAAGTTCATGAAGTCACAACACAATCTTGCTCAAGCTTAGGCTTTGGTATGCTACCTTCTCTGGTTCGTTCACGAGGCAAGAAGGTCATTCATTAGAGTCAATTAGTCCCTATATCATCAACATCTCTTACCTCAGAAGGAATGTAGTTAACATTAACGTATTGGAAGAGAGTCCATATCTTCCAATTCATCTGAAGAACTGGCCAGAACGTTTCACGGATTTTCTGTGTTGCCATTTTGAAGCCATGACCCTGGAGAAAAAGAGACAGGTTTTTTTGTCAGTCAAAACACTAAGTACTTGTACAATGAAATTCCTCAATCAGTAAACATGACAATAATAATATTTAAAGAACTGAAATCATATAGCACTGCTGTAAACAAAATGACCAAtgtttttttgtaatatatgcTACAATAACAACTGCATTACTTCCAATTTCTTACATATTGAAATACGATTTCTCACCTCAATCACGGTCACCACATAGAAGAATAGGAGCATATAAGGTGGGGTCAATATGAGCCTGTCTATCATGATCCTCTTCAAGGCACAATAGGATGCTGTCTTTGGTACCCATTGGTCAAGCCAGATGTAGAACTGATGTGTCAGTGGACCAGCAAACACAAATCTGGAAAGCATATCATTTGGGTCAGGAATGATTCTATGGCATAAGAGTTGTTAGACAGATTGCCCATAGGAGAATAACTTGAAAGATGGAAATATGTCCCATGCCTCATTCAACTATTCCACCTTTCTCCAAGATCAAGTTGTATCTCCCAATCCAAGGCTCCTTCCAGGATACCTACCCAAATGTCGCAAATGCTGCTGTGCTCCTCAGTCTAATGTGCTGACCTTTGCCAGGGTTGTATTTGATGACTTGAGCAATGAGATCACCTAAACCAGCAATCAATCCACTGCAAAAGAAACAAAAGTTTTAAACTGTGCCACATAATCTCCAACATTGAGACCACCGCCATTGTCATCAGCCGAAACCTGGATGGCCAGCTGAGGCCACATGGCAGGCACTGGAAGAACTGCCATAAAAAGTAAACCTACACTATTACCTACAGTAATAGTATCCCAGCCGGCCCACACTAACCTCAAACAACAATGCTACATGCCTCAAGCTTAAGCACTTTACACAACACATTTGGACTCAAAACAACCTGCAATTCCCCtttttgacacaccctgtagtAGTAGCTGTACATTTAGATACAATTGAATTGTACAGAATATTCACCTTGAAATAGCCTTCGTCAAAACAGGTTTTTCACGAAGGTACTTCACATATAAGGTGAGGTATCTGTCGATAACACCTCCATGTCTTTCTTTACTAAAACTCATGTTTAAATATGGGTGATAAAGCAGCTAAAATGCAGAAAGGAAGCCACAAATAATTCTACTAGGGCGCAGACATCTTTAATTTTGATGCTCTCGCGTGAaatgcggttgtttcgctccctgaccttttcgcccccaatcgtttcatcatcatcatcatcatcatcatcatcatcatcatcatcatcatcatcatcatcatcatcatcatcatcatcatcatcatcatcatcatcattatttttgACGGGGTGGGGGAtgctccccatgtcaaacagctgTGTGAGTTcattagagcttgcactttacatattacatagtataaaactaaaatatataCGTATGTCCTATTACCGTCATCAGATGAAAAGACTTGCACAAAAAAGAGCACACTCTTGAATGACTTGATGACCGACGAGTGATAAAGAAAGACATgaccaaacgattccttctttgttgttttggcaaagacatgtttttttttgagtttctgtaacctagagcgctactcaatcatcctcggcacccagtggttttccatatgctccagctccgtaggagtatcaaaaacctgaagctcaggatgctactcaataggcggctaacaagaaactacgcatttgctgttgttgccgacgtatgtgtacactgaacttgggatgtgcatCGGCCCCGTGTTGCAATGCCGTCCAGCATGTCCAGTGCAAGCTGGTACGTTTTTAGCtgatttgtgaaaaattcaacatatctcaaaagttcaatggttgacccttggtttttttaaaatttttgtttcGCGTAACCAACTgcctttcatgggagaatggtcactgtaagaattattcaggaagaaatgtataatatttggggtttttcgtgattgtccggcccaatcgggcgtttccagtgatatacgacacaaatgggttgtcctcatgcattcacttttgaaacgcattttaaaatagatgttacgtcctgttaatggggcacgtcatcatcgcgtacatttgggaaaaactccctaacgagacctaaacgACTGGACACCCTCTCGCGTGCTTTCTCGCGAGATAGCGACATTTACGAGATTTCCAAAAAGATAATTTCTGCGGATTTTTTGCCCACAAAACTcctgatttctcgcttattttCGTGCAGATGATCAATTGCTTAGAATCGAAACAATGGCACGATTCCGAAGATTATTAAAAACCTAATGGATGTGCTTGATTTGGTGAAATTGGCGTTGGTGGCCCGATTGTTGATCATAGGAACCCAAGCTCTGGGATCGACAGCTGCTGTTGACTCTGAACTGCTGGACTCTGCCAAGGGTGGGTTGTGTTGTCTTCTTGTTTCAGACAGGTGTTGTAAATAATCAGTTCAGTGACCCTGTGCGCATGTGTCATTGTCCCGTATATGTCCCCAAATAGTTGGCATATCGTGAGTTGAGGTGGCTGTCCCACTCCCACTCCAAGGTGAGGCCGAGTGACTGCCAGGACGACTGGGCCGGGGTGGTAGTCAACCccagccggggggggggggggggggcatcagaCCAGTGACATGTATAAAGTATCCTTGTGCCCAAAAATATGTGAAGGGGTGCCACCGTCAACCCAGACTCTCACTCTCAGCAATGCTTGTCGTCAGTGATGCTATTCATGTTGAGTCTGTAAGTGTAATGCTAATCCCTGGGGCAGATGAGTCACATCTGAACCTGAACCATTGCCCATCCCTACATGCATCAGCACTGTGCCCAAGACATGTTAGTTCGGTTATTGCCTTGAAGTTGGTCATGTTGCTGAGGGAGTCTGGGCTCGCATTCATGTATACATGGGAGGGCTAATAATCCCATATTTTGTTCTCTTTGATCAAATGCAAACCTAATTACATGCGATTGTGAGTAACTTTCACAAATGGAAATGACAAAAGTCATGTGAAAGTCACTGAATTTGTTAGCCATTAAATAAAGGTTCTGTTAAATTAATGGAATTGCCGAATGTCATTAGATCCATTCATAACTGTCGATCTTTCCATTTATATCGTGGCCAGTTTGATGAAGCATTTCTTATGCAGCACAGCTCTCAACCTGATCGCCAAGGAGAAGACATTTCACGCGTCATTAGCCTCTATTACTTGCTATTAATAAactctacatacatgtagctgatgtGACCGATTTAGCTTTGGGCTGTTCTGCACCGGCCAAGGCAATCGACCATGCAACAAACACAAATGGATTTCAGAGAATTCCAGATAAATCTAGCTCAAGATTTCAAGAATAAGCTTTATATTTAGTCTGATATGTTCAACTTGGTCTCAAGAGCAAATGCCAGATTACATTGTTGATTGgcttttgaaacttgttgacaACAGTTGCTCTTTGTCTGTGTTTGCCATGGTAACCTTTTCTAAACTCTTTTGGGCGTTATTCatgtttcaaagacagtaggtccACATGTACAGTGTCTGTTAGTTGGCTCAAAATGTTAACAGAAACTCCTTTGTtgcaatacaatacatgtaagacCACCTTCACAATGGTGTCTGGTGGTAACCTTTCCAGCAAATCCAGACTCCCCCGCAATGCATTATTTTGTGGTCGTGTCACATTTATAGTCAGTCCTGCATGTAACTTGATCCCAGGCCATCCTTTGCTATCTTTCACAGACAGCAGGCATCCCACTTGTTGGCTCAGTCCTGCATGTAACTTGATCCCAGGCCATCCTTTGCTATCTTTCACAGACAGCAGGCATCCCAATTGTTGGCTCAGTCCTGTATGTAACTTGATCCCAGGCCATCCTTTGCTATCTTTCACAGACAGCAGGCATCCCACTTGTTGGATCCGTCCTGCATGTAACTTGATCCCAGGCCACCCTTTGCTATCTTTCACAGACAGCAGGCATCCCACTTGTTGGGTCAGTCCTGCATGTAACTTGATCACAGGCCATCCTCTGCTCAATCCTCTGCCATCTTTCACAGACTGCAGGCATCCTATTTGCTAGCTCAGCTCTATAAATGTATGTAACGGCTAAAGCAATGGAGACGATTGAAGTGCCCACACCGCGCCTTCTCCAACAAACATTACCAAGGTATTTCCTGGTGCTAGTATTGATCTGCTGGTAAAAGATCCAGCTCCAGCATGCGTGCACTGCTGCATATGTCTCAGTCGTCACATCTGGATTGATCCAACGAGTACGTGGTGTCATCTCACTCAAAAATCAATGCTTTCTCCAGTCTACCGTTGAATAGTCTTGATTTTCCTGCAGTTGGCCACAATACCTGCTCTAACACTAACATGTTCAACAGGTCCACCCTGTTTCCTCCTGTCTAATGCCAAACTTCCCCTATCCACTGTTTTGTCCATTGTGTGTTGTTTTGTAGTATGATCTCCTTGATAAATGCACAGGACTTTGGCTGTTTGTGGACTTAGAAGTACATACTCTTACATCAAACAGACTCTTGACATAGAATCTTTATCTTGAAAATTCCAATCGCATTATATTAAAAACTGACGACTGTACAATTGCTTGGGAATACATTGGCTTGTATTACATTCAACATGGCAATTTGGGCATGCTGTATCAACATGCTGTAAATCTGAAAAACTCCAGATCTGAAGCACTTCTTGACAGCTTCTTGCCTTGCACAGACTTCGCATGTCACTACATTTTCATAGAGCTGTCTAGTTTCATTATGGGATGTTTTACGATGCTGGTAGGGTGTGTTATTGCTATGCATACACATTGGCATTGATGTTCCCGCGGGTGTAATCAGGATGGGTTGTTAATATCCATCGCTGTGAGCATTGGCTAATGGAGGCTTGATGTGCTAACTAGACTTGAGCCATCAGTGGGGGTTACGATGGCTCAGCTAATCAGATGGTCAGTTCCAATGGATGAGAGGCTTGCCCTTGCCTTCAGCTTCCACAGAGTGTAATTGACTGGAGGACAGGCTCTTCTTTAGACAGCCCAGCCCTCTTGCCCTTGCCTTCAGCTTCCACAGAGTTTAATTGACTGAAGGACAGGCTCTTCTTTAGACAGCCCAGCCCTCTTGCCCTTGCCTTCAGCTTCCACAGAGTGTAATTGACTGGAGGACAGGCTCTTCTTTAGACAGCCCAGCCCTCTTGCCCTTGCCTTCAGCTTCCACAGAGTGTAATTGACTGGAGGACAGGCTCTTCTTTAGACAGCCCAGCCCTCTTGCCCTTGCCTTCAGCTTCCACAGAGTGTAATTGACTGGAGGACAGGCTCTTCTTTAGACAGCCCAGCCCTCTTGCCCTTGCCTTCAGCTTCCACAGAGTGTAATTGACTGGAGGACAGGCTCTTCTTTAGACAGCCCAGCCCTCTTGCCCTTGCCTTCAGCTTCCACAGAGTGTAATTGACTGGAGGACAGGCTCTTCTTTAGACAGCCCAGCCCTCTTGCCCTTGCCTTCAGCTTCCACAGAGTGTAATTGACTGGAGGACAGGCTCTTCTTTAGACAGCCCAGCCCTCTTGCCCTTGCCTTCAGCTTCCACAGAGTGTAATTGACTGGAGGACAGGCTCTTCTTTAGAAAACCTTTGCTTTGTCTAATCAAACTTTACATTTCCTATATTTTCAGGGTCAGAACGCCTTCCTTGTTTTGACTGGGAAGGGAAGCTGATTGAGGATGGCAAGCAGTATATCCCTGAGAAGCAGGACCCGTGTATGAAATGTACGTGTTCAGAAGGCAAGCGCACGTTGTGTGCAGCTGTGCGCTGCTCACCACCAACATGTCCAATGTGGGAGCAGCTGAGTGGTGAATGCTGTCAGTTTCATTGCATCAATCTTCCTCAGGAGCCAGGCATGAATAACAAGAATAGCACAACCTTCATCCGGGATCCTCCTGGGAATGCTCCCCCTTCAAATGCTAATGGTAAGTAATAATAGAAGTGAAGTGTCTGATTCAAGGACATAATCTTTGTGTTCAGCCTTCAGGTGTCCGTTCATTGCAATGTTGTTTCCGCGGGGGATGAGAAAATAGCTCGTTGCTAATCGGATTCCACTGTTCTGAACTGGGTGGAAATGAAATGACATTTGTAATTTACCCACGCCACACTCTGTCAGCTGTAAATGTTTTGGTAATAGGATCACCATGTTCCATGTTACACTCGGCTGAGTTGGAGCTCCTGCTTTATGATCATATGAGACTGGGTGatttgatgggggggggggggacctcGTTCATGTGACCTTTATTGTTATTGATTATGTGTCAGTGGATGAACCTTGGGGATCAGACATGGAGCTTATTCTATACAAGTCACTCTGGCAGCCCAGTTAGTCAAACTGCTCAACAAATATGGTATACCGTGAAACTGCTTTTGCAGGGGGGACTAGTGGGAGGGGGGTTTAGTCTTGTATCTTGGGGGAGGGGGAGTTTAGTGTTGGTCACACAGACTCATGGGGGGACTAGTGGGAGGGGGGTTTAGTCTTGTATCCTTGGGAGAGGGGGAGTTTAGTGTTGGTCACACAGACTCATGGGGGGACTAGTGGGAGGGGGGTTTAGTCTTGTATCCTTGGGGGAGGGGGAGTTTAGTGTTGGTCACACAGACTCATTAGGGGACTAGTGGGAGGGGGGTTTAGTCTTGTATCCTTGGGAGAGGGGGAGTTTAGTGTTGGTCACACAGACTCATGGGGGGACTAGTGGGAGGGGGGTTTAGTCTTGTATCTTGGGGGAGGGGGAGTTTAGTGTTGGTCACACAGACTCATGGGGGGACTAGTGGGAGGGGGGTTTAGTCTTGTATCCTTGGGAGAGGGGGAGTTTAGTGTTGGTCACACAGACTCATTAGGGGACTAGTGGGAGGGGGGTTTAGTCTTGTATCCTTGGGAGAGGGGGAGTTTAGTGTTGGTCACACAGACTCATGGGGGGACTAGTGGGAGGGGGGTTTAGTCTTGTATCCTTGGGAGAGGGGGAGTTTAGTGTTGGTCACACAGAGTCATGGGGGGACTAGTGGGAGGGGGGTTTAGTCTTGTATCTTGGGAGAGGGGGAGTTTAGTGTTGGTCACACAGACTCATGAGGGGACTAGTGGGAGGGGGGTTTAGTCTTGTATCCTTGGGAGAGGGGGAGTTTAGTGTTGGTCACACAGACTCATGGGGGGACTAGTGGGAGAGGGGTTTAGTCTTGTATCCTTGGGGGAGGGGGAGTTTAGTGTTGGTCACACAGACTCATGGGGGGACTAGTGGGAGGGGGGTTTAGTCTTGTATCCTTGGGAGAGGGGGAGTTTAGTGTTGGTCACACAGACTCATGGGGGGACTAGTGGGAGGGGGGTTTAGTCTTGTATCCTTGGGAGAGGGGGAGTTTAGTGTTGGTCACACAGACTCATGGGGGGACTAGTGGGAGAGGGGTTTAGTCTTGTATCCTTGGGGGAGGGGGAGTTTAGTGTTGGTCACACAGACTCATGGGGGGACTAGTGGGAGGGGGGTTTAGTCTTGTATCCTTGGGAGAGGGGGAGTTTAGTGTTGGTCACACAGACTCATGGGGGGACTAGTGGGAGGGGGGTTTAGTCTTGTATCTTGGGAGAGGGGGAGTTTAGTGTTGGTCACACAGACTCATGAGGGGACTAGTGGGAGGGGGGTTTAGTCTTGTATCTTGGGGGAGGGGGAGTTTAGTGTTGGTCACACAGACTCATGGGGGGACTAGTGAGAGGGGGGTTTAGTCTTGTATCTTGGGGGAGGGGGAGTTTAGTGTTGGTCACACAGACTCATGGGGGGACTAGTGGGAGGGGGGTTTAGTCTTGTATCCTTGGGAGAGGGGGAGTTTAGTGTTGGTCACACAGAGTCATGGGGGGACTAGTGGGAGGGGGGTTTAGTCTTGTATCCTTGGGAGAGGGGGAGTTTAGTGTTGGTCACACAGACTCATGGGGGGACTAGTGGGAGGGGGGTTTAGTCTTGTATCCTTGGGAGAGGGGGAGTTTAGTGTTGGTCACACAGACTCATGGGGGGACTAGTGGGAGGGGGGTTTAGTCTTGTATCCTTGGGAGAGGGGGAGTTTAGTGTTGGTCACACAGACTCATGGGGGGACTAGTGAGAGGGGGGTTTAGTCTTGTATCTTGGGGGAGGGGGAGTTTAGTGTTGGTCACACAGACTCATTCTGTAGTAATAGCCTACATAATGTGTTAATGATGGTCAATAATAATGATTTACGTTCCTTAACTTCAGCATTTCACATTCTGAGATGGCTGAGCGCTTTCTCTCCCAGCATTTGTCAGACAGATCCAGTCTATAAATACTTCTTATCAGTGTTTGGCATGCTCCACTGCGCTGTGTCTGGATTTACGACTGGCGGCCTTAGTAATCTGTTTAGTCTGATTTGAATTCAACATCATGCGAAGACTGAATCTAGACATGAAATCGACTCATCATGCAGGGCAGCCATAGATTATGTAATCACTAGCGTCCACTTCTTGACTGCTGCTGAAATGGCCTCTACTCTTTAAGCTGAAATTTGCTATAAGTGCTTCTTGTTTGATGAGCGGCCACTCAGTTCCTCATCCATTTCTCTACTTACAGATGACACGACAAACCTGGGCTTACGTCTCGTCGCCAGCACTGTCACCTCCTTCTTGATTCTCGCTCTCCTTCTGTTTATGATCCATAGATTACGAAGGCGCAGGATGCTACTCATGATGAGAAGTGAGTATGATctgtgtgttggggggggggcatcccATACAATCACCTGTATGTGTTCGAGTATACATGTAATGGAAGGTGGCATTCTCAAGGTGGTCAGCCTGAGGGAGAGTTGCATGGTACCTAATAGTTACTGCAGGAAAATGTCCTGATTTGCCGTCAGTGGACTTCTACCTGCCCCTTCAGCGTCCCTTCTCAAGTTCTCAAGCCTTCCTTGCTTCTCTTTCCAGGACTGAGTTCAAATAACCGGCGAGAGAATGGTTCTGATGTTGTCGCTGCTGCCTACGtgtctgaatatgatgataTCAACATCGGTGTGGAGATACCTCCGTATGAAGATCCTCCTCCTCCATATTCTCCTCCACGTCCTCCAAGGAATCTGCCCATGGAGGCTCCCCCTCCATATGATACCATGCCACGAGCAAGTCCTGGTGATGTGAGTGAGGTTGGCTTCAGGAATGTGCAGAGTCAGACCCAGGACACGATGATGCGGACGAGTGTGTCACACATGCGTATCCTAGATCATGGCAATTCTCTGAATGATAACGCTCATCTCGGCCaggttgataataataatgtccACGGCGCTCATGATATGAATCAGAACCCCATTGCGGACTTTAACCAGAATCGTATTACCAATATCAACACTACAAATGGTGCTACTCCCCGATCACAATTGGTACGTCTTCCAGAGACTGGCATGAATGTTGAGTTTGAGAGACTTCGTCGCACATCGGCGCCAAGGTCCCACCGTGACGAACATAACTACGAAAATCTTGACATTCTGAGAGGCATTCAGGAACCGATGTATGAGAATGTGGAGACGATGCGGCACAGTTTGCTGCCTGATGA
This is a stretch of genomic DNA from Lineus longissimus chromosome 2, tnLinLong1.2, whole genome shotgun sequence. It encodes these proteins:
- the LOC135483450 gene encoding peroxisomal membrane protein 2-like, translating into MSFSKERHGGVIDRYLTLYVKYLREKPVLTKAISSGLIAGLGDLIAQVIKYNPGKGQHIRLRSTAAFATFGFVFAGPLTHQFYIWLDQWVPKTASYCALKRIMIDRLILTPPYMLLFFYVVTVIEGHGFKMATQKIRETFWPVLQMNWKIWTLFQYVNVNYIPSEYRVLFASCISLVWNIYLASTRR